Proteins encoded in a region of the Phoenix dactylifera cultivar Barhee BC4 chromosome 3, palm_55x_up_171113_PBpolish2nd_filt_p, whole genome shotgun sequence genome:
- the LOC103720036 gene encoding premnaspirodiene oxygenase-like: MGLSCISSSAKSTHIIASSPEAARDIMKTHDLAFASRPQLLAPFVLFYGGKDIVFSPVGDYWRQLRKICMQELLSPKRVKSFSTCRQEEMSNLVEAISKKSGSPVNLSEMLLLSSNSFISRVAFGKKCKHGLRFITGMKKAIELASGFSLADLFPSWSFVDALTGMTARTKKARQEIDEILEEILKEHEEKREGISSKEDQLEEEDLVDVLLDVAENGELEIPLTRTDLKSVVLEMFIGGTETSSTTLEWVMIELMRHPEMMQKAQAEVRQALKEKANIKEEDMSELHYLKLVIKETMRLHPALPLLVPRFNSENCQVGDYEIPAGTRVIVNAWAIARDPRYWEDPESFRPERFDGSMVDYKGSSFEFVPFGAGRRICPGVTFAMAQMEMALAYLLFHFDWELPNGMEPQDLDMTESFGATTGLKSPLWLVPVPFKPSENETMLPHIRMNAPLNYY; this comes from the exons ATGGGCCTTTCATGCATCTCAAGCTCGGCCAAATCGACCCACATCATCGCCTCCTCCCCGGAGGCTGCGAGAGATATCATGAAGACCCATGACCTTGCCTTCGCCTCTCGGCCTCAACTACTCGCTCCTTTCGTCTTGTTCTATGGTGGCAAAGACATTGTCTTCTCTCCCGTGGGCGACTACTGGCGGCAGCTGCGAAAGATATGCATGCAGGAGTTACTGAGCCCGAAGCGCGTCAAGTCATTCAGCACATGCCGACAAGAAGAGATGTCGAACCTTGTGGAGGCAATCTCCAAGAAGAGCGGATCTCCTGTTAACCTTAGTGAGATGCTTCTCCTGTCATCCAATTCCTTTATCTCAAGAGTCGCATTTGGCAAGAAATGCAAGCATGGATTGAGATTTATCACAGGAATGAAGAAAGCGATTGAGTTGGCCTCCGGTTTTAGTTTAGCCGATCTTTTCCCCTCATGGAGTTTTGTCGACGCTCTTACTGGAATGACCGCGAGGACAAAGAAAGCTCGCCAAGAGATTGATGAGATCCTTGAGGAGATACTCAAGGAGCAcgaagagaagagggagggcATAAGCAGCAAAGAAGATCAACTAGAGGAGGAAGATCTTGTTGACGTACTTTTAGATGTGGCGGAAAATGGTGAACTTGAAATTCCACTCACACGCACCGACTTGAAGAGCGTTGTCTTG GAAATGTTTATTGGAGGGACCGAGACATCGTCGACAACCTTGGAATGGGTGATGATAGAGCTAATGAGACACCCCGAGATGATGCAGAAAGCTCAGGCAGAGGTGCGACAAGCTCTAAAGGAGAAGGCCAACATCAAAGAGGAAGACATGAGTGAACTCCACTATTTAAAGCTAGTGATCAAAGAGACTATGAGGCTACACCCTGCTCTCCCACTACTAGTACCGAGGTTCAACAGTGAAAATTGTCAAGTAGGTGATTATGAAATTCCAGCAGGTACTCGGGTTATCGTCAATGCATGGGCTATTGCAAGGGATCCAAGGTACTGGGAGGACCCGGAGAGCTTTAGGCCGGAGAGGTTCGACGGCAGCATGGTGGACTACAAAGGGAGTAGCTTTGAGTTCGTGCCTTTTGGGGCAGGGAGGAGGATATGCCCTGGGGTTACGTTTGCGATGGCCCAAATGGAGATGGCCCTGGCCTACCTCCTTTTCCACTTTGATTGGGAGCTTCCTAATGGGATGGAACCCCAGGATCTGGACATGACCGAGAGCTTTGGGGCAACCACCGGCCTAAAATCACCCCTCTGGTTAGTTCCAGTTCCTTTCAAACCATCCGAAAATGAGACTATGTTGCCTCATATTAGGATGAATGCCCCACTGAACTATTACTGA
- the LOC120110060 gene encoding uncharacterized protein LOC120110060 gives MRNRENEVLANIAARRRGARGRGVARQPAEQTPNPAATQADFAGASQVMTQLLQMQQQMQQQMQQQMQQQMQMQQQVQQQMQMQVQATVRPAQSIESYYERFRRLNPPMFDGGADPLVAETWIREVEKMFKALQYPEEVKVRLAIPMLKGNAEFWWTAIEAALEGEDDLPTWEEFKKMFYDQYFPESIRISKENEFLSLRQTDNMTVLEYANKFTELGRFCPQMIEVERSKANRFEQGLRDEIRSRLSVLIFTSYGEALERALKVETDLKRSEKEKDDPKISRMIESHNIRLGDTEGNANKKKRFEACTYCGKPHGGPCLKKMGVCFTCGQHGHLARDCPNKKKNDSEPVEYGARLLH, from the coding sequence ATGAGGAACAGAGAGAATGAAGTCTTGGCAAATATTGCAGCTCGGAGGAGAGGAGCAAGAGGGAGAGGAGTTGCCAGGCAGCCAGCCGAGCAAACTCCTAACCCAGCTGCCACCCAGGCCGATTTTGCCGGAGCAAGTCAGGTGATGACTCAGCTCCTTCAGATGCAGCAGCAAATGCAGCAACAGATGCAGCAGCAGATGCAACAGCAGATGCAAATGCAGCAGCAGGTGCAGCAGCAGATGCAGATGCAGGTGCAGGCCACTGTTCGACCTGCACAGTCCATTGAGTCCTACTATGAGCGATTCCGTAGGCTCAACCCACCTATGTTTGATGGTGGAGCTGACCCTCTGGTTGCTGAGACCTGGATTCGGGAGGTAGAGAAGATGTTCAAAGCCTTACAATATCCCGAAGAAGTGAAGGTCAGATTGGCTATCCCTATGCTGAAGGGGAATGCAGAGTTCTGGTGGACGGCCATTGAAGCTGCACTCGAGGGTGAGGATGATCTACCAACATGGGAGGAATTCAAGAAGATGTTTTATGACCAGTATTTCCCTGAGTCAATTAGAATAtctaaagaaaatgaattttTATCTCTAAGGCAGACAGATAATATGACTGTGCTAGAATATGCCAATAAATTTACTGAACTGGGTCGGTTCTGTCCTCAAATGATAGAGGTTGAGAGAAGCAAGGCTAATAGATTTGAGCAGGGCCTGAGGGACGAAATTCGATCCCGGTTGTCAGTTTTGATTTTTACCAGCTATGGAGAGGCCCTGGAGAGAGCACTGAAGGTAGAAACAGATCTGAAGAGGtcagagaaggaaaaagatgaTCCAAAGATATCCAGAATGATTGAAAGTCATAATATCAGGCTAGGGGACACTGAGGGTAATGCAAATAAGAAGAAGAGATTTGAGGCCTGTACCTACTGCGGCAAGCCTCATGGGGGGCCTTGTCTTAAGAAGATGGGAGTTTGCTTCACTTGTGGTCAGCATGGACATTTGGCACGGGACTGcccaaataaaaagaagaatgacTCGGAACCTGTTGAATATGGTGCTCGGCTTTTACATTGA